The Halomonas sp. 'Soap Lake #6' genomic sequence ACCTGCAGGTAAAGCGCGGCGAGATCTTTGCGTTATTGGGTGGGTCGGGATCGGGCAAATCCACGCTGTTGCGAATGTTGGCAGGTTTTGAGACACCCAGTGAAGGTAAAGTCTTATTAAGTGGCGAAAATATCACCGCTATGCCGCCTCATAAGCGCCCGATTAATATGATGTTTCAGTCTTATGCACTGTTCCCGCATATGAACGTGGCACAAAATATTGCCTTCGGGTTAAAGCAAGACAAGCTACCCAGAGCAGAAATCGAGGCACGGGTAGCCCAAATGCTCAAGTTGGTGCATATGGAGCGGTTCGCAAAACGTAAGCCGCACCAGCTCTCCGGTGGTCAACGCCAGCGGGTAGCGTTGGCGCGTTCTTTAGCCAAGCGACCCAAGCTACTGTTGTTAGATGAGCCGATGGGGGCGCTGGACAAAAAGCTGCGTACAGAAATGCAGCTAGAGGTGGTGGAGATTATCGAGCAGGTGGGTGTTACCTGCATTATGGTGACCCATGATCAAGAAGAAGCCATGACCATGGCTGACCGCGTTGCCATCATGGCAGACGGTTGGATTGAGCAGGTGGGCTCGCCGGTGGATATTTACGAAAGCCCGGCCAGTCGTATGGTGGCGGAATTTGTGGGTACCGTGAACCTGTTCGAAGGCGAGATTGTAGAAGATGCTGCCGACCACTGCCGAATTGCTTCGCCAGCGCTCTCCCGGCCGATTTATATCGACCATGGTATTACTACCCAAGCAGTCGACCGCCGGGTATGGGCTGCGCTTCGCCCGGAAAAAGTCTGGCTAACCCGCGAAAAACCTACGGCAGAGTACAACTGGGAAGCGGGTAAGGTAGATGATATCGCCTATCTAGGCGGTTACTCACTTTACTACGTACGCACTGCGTCCGGGCAGCGAATCAAAGTCAGCATGGCTAACACTGAGCGTCGTGGCGATCGTCCCACCTGGGAGGATAGCGTCTACGTTTATTGGGAAGACCATAGCGCTATCGTACTGAACCGCTAATGCCTCGTTGGCCCTTAGGAGATCGCCTTCAATGATGCTGTCTCGTGTCGCTGGTTTGATGAAACGCCTGCAGTTAGGCCGTCGTGCGGTGATTGCGCTTCCTCTTGTCTGGCTAACGCTGTTCTTTCTGCTGCCTTTTGGGTTAGTGCTCAAAATCAGCTTGTCTGAATCAGTGATTGCCATTCCGCCCTATGGGCCTTTGGTGGAGTACGCTGACCAAACGCTGCAGGTGTTTCTCAATTTGGGAAACTATCTTTTTTTGTTGTCGGACTCTTTGTATGTTGCGGCGTACTGGGGATCGATCAAAACCGCGTTTATTTCTACTGCTGTCTGTTTGCTAATTGGCTATCCAATGGCTTACGCCATGGCACGGGCACCGGTTCGTTGGCAGCTTATCCTGCTATTGCTGGTGATGCTGCCTTCCTGGACCTCATTTTTGATCCGTGTGTACGCCTGGATGGGGATTTTGAGCAACAGCGGGTTAATCAACAATTTGCTGATGGGATTAGGGGTAATTGACTCACCGCTGCGCATGATGAATACCCAATTTGCCGTCATTATTGGGATCGTGTATGCCTACCTACCGTTTATGGTGTTGCCACTTTATGCGCACTTAACGCGGCTTGATAACTCTCTGCTAGAGGCTGCTGCTGATCTTGGTTCGCGCAAGCTCAATACCTTTCTAACAGTCACGCTGCCGCTCTCCATGGGAGGAATAGTTGCGGGCTCTATGCTGGTATTTATTCCCGCTGTGGGTGAGTTTGTCATCCCCGAGCTGTTGGGCGGCCCCAATACACTGATGATCGGTAAAGTGCTTTGGGAAGAGTTTTTCTTAAATCGCGATTGGCCAGTAGCCTCTGCACTAGCGATGGTAATGCTACTGCTGCTGTTAATACCTATCGTGTTGTTCCACCGTTACCAATCCCGGGAGCTTGAAAAATGAGTAGCGCTCGCCGTCGTCCCAGTTTTACGACAGTGATGCTGGTGCTGGGCCTTCTATTTCTCTATCTACCGATGGTGGTGTTGGTGGTTTACTCCTTCAACGCCTCACGGTTGGTCACTGTT encodes the following:
- a CDS encoding ABC transporter ATP-binding protein, producing the protein MVTTPLSNELSSSTPLASPATRPLGKTPRFAEDIVLEVKRLSKRFDDALAVDDVNLQVKRGEIFALLGGSGSGKSTLLRMLAGFETPSEGKVLLSGENITAMPPHKRPINMMFQSYALFPHMNVAQNIAFGLKQDKLPRAEIEARVAQMLKLVHMERFAKRKPHQLSGGQRQRVALARSLAKRPKLLLLDEPMGALDKKLRTEMQLEVVEIIEQVGVTCIMVTHDQEEAMTMADRVAIMADGWIEQVGSPVDIYESPASRMVAEFVGTVNLFEGEIVEDAADHCRIASPALSRPIYIDHGITTQAVDRRVWAALRPEKVWLTREKPTAEYNWEAGKVDDIAYLGGYSLYYVRTASGQRIKVSMANTERRGDRPTWEDSVYVYWEDHSAIVLNR
- a CDS encoding ABC transporter permease subunit, with translation MMLSRVAGLMKRLQLGRRAVIALPLVWLTLFFLLPFGLVLKISLSESVIAIPPYGPLVEYADQTLQVFLNLGNYLFLLSDSLYVAAYWGSIKTAFISTAVCLLIGYPMAYAMARAPVRWQLILLLLVMLPSWTSFLIRVYAWMGILSNSGLINNLLMGLGVIDSPLRMMNTQFAVIIGIVYAYLPFMVLPLYAHLTRLDNSLLEAAADLGSRKLNTFLTVTLPLSMGGIVAGSMLVFIPAVGEFVIPELLGGPNTLMIGKVLWEEFFLNRDWPVASALAMVMLLLLLIPIVLFHRYQSRELEK